The Chitinophaga niabensis genome segment ATTTTCACGCAGGTGTTTAGGCAAAGCCTTCACTTTCAGTGATTTCATTTTCACTACCAGTTTACCACCGCTCTTTACACCGATGGAAGAACCTGTAAATTTCAATGGCATGGTTGCTACTACCTTCTTATCATCTACCAGTTCCAGGAAGTCAACGTGGATCAACTCGTCTGTTACTGTATCAAATTGCAGATCTTTCAAAATGCAACGATAAGATTTACCGCCCAGTTTCACCTCAGCGATCTGGAAGTCAGGTGTATACACCAGTGTTTTGAAAGCAGTGACAGGAGCTGAAAAGCTAACTGTTTCTGCACCCCCGTAAATAACGCAAGGCACTTGTTGCTCAGAACGAAGTAAGCGGGTGGCTTGTTTGCCGAATTCGCTCCTGAGTTGTCCTTCGATGGTTATTGTTTTCATTGTTTAACTTTTATATAAATGATAAAAAACTCGTTGTTATTGCATCTTACGCTGGCTGTGTACAAATAAGCTTGTGATAGACTTATTCTCGTGCATGTTCCTGATAGCTACTGCAAACAGATCGGCTACACTGATCACTTTCACTTTGCTGCTGTGTTGTTTTAACGGAATGGTATCGCATACCACCAGTTCGTCCAGCACAGAGTTTTCAATGTTTTCGTAAGCCTTACCACTGAATACAGGGTGCGTACAAAATGCTCTTACGCTCCTTGCTCCTTTTTCCATCAGCAAAGCGGCTGATTTAGTGAGGGTGCCTGCGGTATCACAGATATCATCTATCAACACAATATCCCTGTTAGTTACATCACCGATCACCACCATAGACGCAATTTCATTTGCCCGTTTACGATGCTTGTCGCAGATCACCATTTCAGCATTGAAATAGCTGGCCACTTCACGCACCCGGGTGGTAGAACCCACGTCAGGGGACGCAAAGGTAAGGTTTTCCAGCTTTAGATTCTCTATATAGGGAATAAAAATAGCTGAGCTATCCAGGTGATCCACCGGGATATCAAAGAAACCCTGGATCTGAGGAGCATGTAAGTCCATGGTTATCACCCTGTTAGCTCCTGCGGCAGTGAGCAGGTTGGCGATCAGCTTCGATCCTATGGCTACCCGGGGTTTATCTTTCCTGTCCTGCCTGGCAAACCCAAAATATGGGATCACGGCTGTAATATACCCTGCGGAAGCTCGTTTGGCAGCATCGATCATCAGCAACAGTTCCATAATGTTCTCCGTGGGGGCACAGGTGCTTTGTACCAGGAAAACATAATGGCCACGAATGCTTTCAAGGAACACCGGTTGAAATTCGCCGTCGCTGAACTTCTGGATGTTGATCTTGCCGATGCCATTGCCATACCTGGAGGCGATACGCTCTGCCAGAGCGGGATTACTATTTCCCGTAAAGATTTTTACTGATGGATTCATGGTTCAAGAAAAGAGGTGGCAAAACTATGACTTTATATGGGGATATGCAGAAAAAAAATCAAACAGAATTAATACTAAAAAAGTTAGTGAGGGGAATTACTAACCAGATTAGTATTTGTATATTTGGGAAATGGTTTTGTATGATAGTTAACCCAACATTTCTGCCTGGTATCAGCAATTACCTTGAGCCTAAGCCTAAACGTGTATTGCCTCCCATCCATGAATGGTCAGAAGATGACCAACCCAGGAAAAAACTGGTTAAAAAAGGGGCCCGGTCGTTAAGCCAGGCTGAGTTATTAGCCATACTTATCAATTGTGGCAATACAAAACAGTCTGCCATTGAACTGGCACAGGAAATATTGCTGAGCTGCAACAATAACCTCTCAGACCTTTCCTCCATGAATGTAGAAGACCTGACGAAGTTTCACGGCATAGGCTATAAAAAAGCCGTTACCATCCTGGCCTCCCTAGAACTTTCCCGCCGTAAACAATCACAGCTTCCCTCTAAAAAAAATGTGATCACCTGCGCAGATGATGTGGCTTCTTTGCTAAGGCCGCTCCTCGAAGATCAGTTCTATGAAACTTTTTATGTGCTCTATCTTAATCATGCCAACAAGCTCCTCCATTACAGCTGTATCAGTTCCGGCGGCCTTACTTCCACTACCGTAGATCCACGCATGGTCTTCCAGGAAGCATTGCTTCAGAAAGCCACCCGCATCATGTTATGCCACAATCATCCCTCGGGGAGCCTGCGGCCCAGTAATGCAGATGTCAATATCACGCATAAATTAAAAGCAGGTGGCAAGTTGTTGGATATCGAGGTTTTAGATCATGTGATCGTTTCCTCGGAAGGGCACTTCAGTTTTAAAGAAGATGGCATGCTCTGATCAGCGCAGCAAAGTGGTTACACCCTTCTGAAATACCCGGTTCCCCAATTCTGTATTGGTGTATTCAAGTACCCAGGCATAAGTGCCAATGCCCGCAGGAGATCCATTGATCTTACCGTCCCATTTATTCATCCAGTTATGGGATTCAAATACTAACTGGCCGTTCCGGCCAAAGACACGGAACACAAGGTCCGCAGTTTTATACCCGTTCAGCGGATAGAGGAAATCATTAATGCCATCGTTGTTAGGCGAGAAAGCAGTGGGTACTGCCACCCTGCAACTGGCCACAGCCTTAATGGAATGAAAAACCGTATCGGTGCATTGCAGATCATCCTCCACGATCAGCCTTACCTGGTAAACCTGATCCCGCCCCGATAACGGATAACGGAAAGGTTGCGGATCTACCATCCTGGAACCAGGCCCATAGTTGAAATCCCAGCGATGGGATACAATATTGCCAATACTCTGGTTGGTGAAGGAAGCCATATCCAGCGGACATAAAACCGGCGTATTCACAAGGAACTCGGCTTTCAGGGTATTGTTCAGCAACATCGTTTCTGTATGATCATCTGTACAAACACCATTGGAGACTTCCAACTTTACGGTTTTCTGTCCAAACACGGTATACACTTTCTCTGGTGTGCGTGTGGTCATAGTGGAACCATCTTCAAAGGTCCACTTCCAGTCATTGGCACCATGCGCACCATCATGTTGCAGAAAGATGGTGTCATACACACAATCCAGGCTTATCCTGTAACTGAACAACGCATTTACGGTATCCTTTGTTGTGAACGGCACTACATATCCCAGCGGCGTTTGTACACCACATTCACTGATCATGGTGTTACCATCACTTCCCCTGATCAGTTCTATCCGGTAATTACCATCGAGGTAAACAGGGCCGCTGAGAGACAGCTCTATACTATCTGTCAGCTGACCGGCACAAAAGGTATTGGCTTGCACAATTGTAACGGCGGGCCCTGTTCCGCTTAGCTGAAAATCGCTGCCATTCGGAGCAATAGAACTGCAAAGCACCGGATCGGACAAACGGACCTTAATCTTAGTAGGCACACAGCCTACGGGATCAATCCTGTCAAAAGGCACCGCCTGCGGAATGGCTATTACGAATGGTACTTCTCTGCCAGCCTGAATGGGATTATCACAAGCATCCAGCAATGTATTGCCATCTGCGCCGTTGCGGATCCTTACGGTGTAATTTCCACCGGGCAAAGGCCTGTCCAGCGTAAGTACAACAGAATCCATATCAAAACCTCCCGTACAATTCACGCCCACCGCGCTCACTACATTTGCGGTGGCAGCACCTACTATCTCAAATTCACTGCCATTTGCTGCAAGCGTGGCACATTGGAATTTTTTGTTCAGTTTGATAGCGACCCGGTTATTGAGGCAATGATATTTAGCAGTAAGGAATGCTCCCGGCAAGGGATCTGTAATATTAGCGGTTCCTCCGCCAAAAGCTAATTCGTAACCACTTTGTGAGGTAGATGTAAAGTGGCTTACCATCAGTAAATACTGATGCCCTGCCACCAAGGTAGGCATGCTGCTCCATTTAGGTTCACTCAATCCTTCGCAGGCCATTGGTTTTGTGCCTGCTGCAGAGGCTCCTGTTGCTCCTGCAATGGCACTCCAGTTACCACCTACCTGCAGGTTTGTGTTGGAATACACATCATCCACATTCCTGCCGGTAACATCAAAAAGCTGCCAGTCGTAATCATCACCGGCATCGTTGGGCGTGATCGTAAAACCAAGTGTACCCGCAGTATAGCAGGTAAATTTATACCAGAAGGGGTTTAGATCCCTGTATTCTACGTTTGGAGGGCAGGTTGGGAGGCGGATCACTCTTCCAGCACATGCGGGCACCGAAGTCTGCTTCAGTGCTTTAGTTCCGCAAATAGGAAAAGCGCTGCGTGGCGTTTGCCCCAATGGCGTACAGCCCTGACCCAGGGTCCGGTTCACCGCAAATAAAAGGGGTATTATGCATATGATTAGAAAACGCATGGAATTACAGCTAGCAATATATAGATAATATATAAAGCAATAACGGCCTCTTTTGTTACATTTGCTGGAATTTTCTCTAAAAAAAACAACTCATGCTCAAAATAGGCTTGTTCGGTGTAGGGCATTTAGGCAAGATCCATTTATCTCAGCTGGCCACTATGAAGGATGTGGAAGTAACAGGTTACTTTGATCCCAGTGATGCCAATGCCGAAGGGGTACAAGCACAACATAATCTCAAACGCTATACTTCAGCAGAGGAACTGATCCTTGCTTCTGATGCGATTGATATTGTGGCACCTACCACGCAGCACTTTAAATTGTGCGAAATGGCTATCCGCAACGGAAAGCATGTTTTTGTGGAGAAGCCTATGACCAATACGATGGAAGAAGCCAAACTACTGGTGAAACTGGTGGAAGAGGCTAATATAAAATTCCAGGTAGGGCATGTAGAAAGATTTAACCCTGCTTTCCTGGCCCTGAAAGGCCATGATCTGAAACCAATGTTCATTGAAGTGCATCGCCTCGCAGAATTCAATCCGCGTGGAACAGATGTGAGTGTGATCCTGGACCTGATGATCCATGATATCGACATTGTGCTGAGCATTGTGAAATCCAGCATCAGCCGCATTTCAGCCAGTGGCGTAGCTGTGATGAGCGATACACCTGATATCGCCAACGTACGTATAGAATTCCATAATGGCTGTGTGGCCAATCTTACTTCCAGCCGTATCTCCCTTAAAAAGATGCGCAAAATGCGCCTCTTCCAGAAAGATGCTTACATCGGCATTGATTTCCTGGATAAGAAAACAGAGATCATCAAATTGAAAACCCCGGCGGATGAAGGGCTGTTCACCCTCGATATTGAAACCAATGCCGGTAAGAAAACCATTGCCATTGCTAATCCGGAGATCAAACAATCCAACGCCATCCGTATGGAACTGGAATTCTTCCGGGACAGCATCCTCGAAAATAAACCGGTTGAAGTAAATGTGATAGATGGTTTCCAGGCGCTGGAAGTAGCCCATCAGATCCTGCAAAAGATCGGAAAAGGGCAATCAGAGTAAAATTCAATGTAACATTCTCATATTAGCCCCCGTTTCATATTAAACACCCCCAATATGAAACAAGCCTTTACTATTGCTATATGCCTGCTCATGGTGGCGGCCCTTGCCTGTAAAAAGAAAAAGAACGGTCCTCCTGAGGCCCCCTATCCCTATCTTCCTACTGAGATGCATTACAGGGAAACGCAATGTTCTAATCCCTGGACTGGTATTAATTTAACGGAAGCCCAACTCAAAACAAAAGTGCAGGAGTGGCTGCAGGCAAACGGATTTGAAATTACGCAGATAAAGATCACAGGCAAGGCACCCATTACTGTTTGTGCAGCCTGTACCTGCTATACCGGGCGTATGGTTGAAGTTGTATTTGAAAAAGAAGAAGATATAGACAGATCAAGGCCCTTCGGATTTCATCGTCCATTAGAAAAGTATAATAAGTGAAACACACACTAACTATCGCTATTTGCCTGTTGATGCTGGCAGGTGTTGCCTGCAAGAAACGTAATACAGTTCCGGCCAACGAACTTCATTTCACAGAAACAGTATGTGCTAATCCATGGATGCAGCGGGTGAATATCCTGGAAGTACCCCGGAACGATGCTAAAATAATCAATGACTGGTTGGTGGCTAATAACATCACACCGTTAAAGATAACTATCTCCGTTTCAAATGGCGGGCCAACCTGTTATGCCTGCCATTGCCCTTCCGGCAGGATAGTAAAAGTATTATTCAATACAGCAGACCTTGAAAAGGCAAAAGCACTGGGCTTTTATAAGCCCTGATGCAGAAAAGCCGCCGCTATCACCAGGTCCTGCGGTTTTGTGATCTTGATGTTCTGCTCCTCGCCTTCCACGAGGTTCACTTCTTCCCCAAACCTTTCCACTACTGTGGCTTCGTCTGTAAACAGCGGGTCGTAGGGTTGATCGAATGCGGGCAACAATATTTCTGATAAAAAGGTTTGTGGTGTTTGGATGATCCTGAAACGGGTTCTGTCTGCCGCCATATTTCCTTCATCATCTACTTCCCGGATACTGTCTTTCAATGCAATGGCCGGAATAGCGCTGCCTTTGGCCAGGGCCTGTTCATAACAGGTACGGATCAACGCAGGGCTTACCAATGGCCTTACACCATCATGCACAAAGATCACTGCATCCTGTTTTATCAGTTTCAAACCATTCAGCACAGAGTGGAAACGGGTTTCTCCCCCATCCACCAAAGTGATGGAAGGTGGCCTGTCAAATGCAGTGAGTACGGTTGCCACACTGGCTTTGTGTGCTTCCGGTAAAACGAGGATGATATGCATATCCTCATATGCTGCCAGAAATGCAGCGATGGTATGATACAGTACAGGTTTTCCAGCCAATTCCAGGAATTGCTTGGGTACGG includes the following:
- a CDS encoding ribose-phosphate pyrophosphokinase, producing the protein MNPSVKIFTGNSNPALAERIASRYGNGIGKINIQKFSDGEFQPVFLESIRGHYVFLVQSTCAPTENIMELLLMIDAAKRASAGYITAVIPYFGFARQDRKDKPRVAIGSKLIANLLTAAGANRVITMDLHAPQIQGFFDIPVDHLDSSAIFIPYIENLKLENLTFASPDVGSTTRVREVASYFNAEMVICDKHRKRANEIASMVVIGDVTNRDIVLIDDICDTAGTLTKSAALLMEKGARSVRAFCTHPVFSGKAYENIENSVLDELVVCDTIPLKQHSSKVKVISVADLFAVAIRNMHENKSITSLFVHSQRKMQ
- a CDS encoding PKD domain-containing protein, which produces MNRTLGQGCTPLGQTPRSAFPICGTKALKQTSVPACAGRVIRLPTCPPNVEYRDLNPFWYKFTCYTAGTLGFTITPNDAGDDYDWQLFDVTGRNVDDVYSNTNLQVGGNWSAIAGATGASAAGTKPMACEGLSEPKWSSMPTLVAGHQYLLMVSHFTSTSQSGYELAFGGGTANITDPLPGAFLTAKYHCLNNRVAIKLNKKFQCATLAANGSEFEIVGAATANVVSAVGVNCTGGFDMDSVVLTLDRPLPGGNYTVRIRNGADGNTLLDACDNPIQAGREVPFVIAIPQAVPFDRIDPVGCVPTKIKVRLSDPVLCSSIAPNGSDFQLSGTGPAVTIVQANTFCAGQLTDSIELSLSGPVYLDGNYRIELIRGSDGNTMISECGVQTPLGYVVPFTTKDTVNALFSYRISLDCVYDTIFLQHDGAHGANDWKWTFEDGSTMTTRTPEKVYTVFGQKTVKLEVSNGVCTDDHTETMLLNNTLKAEFLVNTPVLCPLDMASFTNQSIGNIVSHRWDFNYGPGSRMVDPQPFRYPLSGRDQVYQVRLIVEDDLQCTDTVFHSIKAVASCRVAVPTAFSPNNDGINDFLYPLNGYKTADLVFRVFGRNGQLVFESHNWMNKWDGKINGSPAGIGTYAWVLEYTNTELGNRVFQKGVTTLLR
- the radC gene encoding RadC family protein, encoding MIVNPTFLPGISNYLEPKPKRVLPPIHEWSEDDQPRKKLVKKGARSLSQAELLAILINCGNTKQSAIELAQEILLSCNNNLSDLSSMNVEDLTKFHGIGYKKAVTILASLELSRRKQSQLPSKKNVITCADDVASLLRPLLEDQFYETFYVLYLNHANKLLHYSCISSGGLTSTTVDPRMVFQEALLQKATRIMLCHNHPSGSLRPSNADVNITHKLKAGGKLLDIEVLDHVIVSSEGHFSFKEDGML
- a CDS encoding 2-C-methyl-D-erythritol 4-phosphate cytidylyltransferase, producing MSSRSKIAIIVAGGSGQRMGSTVPKQFLELAGKPVLYHTIAAFLAAYEDMHIILVLPEAHKASVATVLTAFDRPPSITLVDGGETRFHSVLNGLKLIKQDAVIFVHDGVRPLVSPALIRTCYEQALAKGSAIPAIALKDSIREVDDEGNMAADRTRFRIIQTPQTFLSEILLPAFDQPYDPLFTDEATVVERFGEEVNLVEGEEQNIKITKPQDLVIAAAFLHQGL
- a CDS encoding Gfo/Idh/MocA family protein — encoded protein: MLKIGLFGVGHLGKIHLSQLATMKDVEVTGYFDPSDANAEGVQAQHNLKRYTSAEELILASDAIDIVAPTTQHFKLCEMAIRNGKHVFVEKPMTNTMEEAKLLVKLVEEANIKFQVGHVERFNPAFLALKGHDLKPMFIEVHRLAEFNPRGTDVSVILDLMIHDIDIVLSIVKSSISRISASGVAVMSDTPDIANVRIEFHNGCVANLTSSRISLKKMRKMRLFQKDAYIGIDFLDKKTEIIKLKTPADEGLFTLDIETNAGKKTIAIANPEIKQSNAIRMELEFFRDSILENKPVEVNVIDGFQALEVAHQILQKIGKGQSE
- a CDS encoding 50S ribosomal protein L25; protein product: MKTITIEGQLRSEFGKQATRLLRSEQQVPCVIYGGAETVSFSAPVTAFKTLVYTPDFQIAEVKLGGKSYRCILKDLQFDTVTDELIHVDFLELVDDKKVVATMPLKFTGSSIGVKSGGKLVVKMKSLKVKALPKHLRENLEVDITELDLNANIRVQDVKAEGIEIMNSPRIPVASVVMTRQLKQEEAEAAKDAKKK